Part of the Olsenella profusa DSM 13989 genome, TGTGGTGCAATACCAATCATCAGTCATTTGCATGCCACCTGCAGCAAGGCATTGCGAGACAAAGTTGGCACAGTTCGTTCCAAACGACGGATAGTCGGGATTGCGCTCGAAAGGATTATCCGTCGCATATCGACGCGCATAGTTCACCGCATCCTGGCGGCTCAGGCCCAAAAGATCCACGAAGTCCAGTGGCTGCTGGCAGCAGTAGGAGTACCTGTTGGTCGTGGCCGGCCGCTGGGCATACCCACGCAGGGGGTCCGCCGACATGAACTGGCCCGTGTTCGGCAGATACTGGCGTGCCTGTGCATAGAGACCCTGCGTCACGCCATCCTTAAGGTATCCGGTGTAGGAGAACGGGACGTTCAGTACGTCGCTCTCGAACGCGTTGTTGCCAAACTCGTCGTACCCAAAGCTCGACAGCACGTCACCCTTCTCGCCAAGGATGCGGGAGACGCTCCCCAGAGGATCCTGCGTGACGGACGCCATCTTTCCCTCACCCGCGTCCACGGCAACGAGGCTGCCGCCACCCCACAGGTAGCTCTGATCCAGCTTCCCATCGACGATGGTCTGCGCCAGGTTGTTGCAGGGCCGCGTTGGATCGAGGACGTATTCGACGGTGTCTGCCGACCCTCCGGCCATCTGCCGCCGTGTCGTGCATCTGCGCAGCATGCCGTCATACGCGTAGCAAGCCGTACGACCATCCGCCCTGCGCGCGCATGCAAGACGGTTGAGGGCGTCGTACTCGTACGTCGCGTCAGACTCCCCGTTGACCACGTCTGCGACCAGGTTGCCGCGGCCATCGTAGCGATAGTCGCGCTCGCCCTGGGCATCCGTGGAATGCACAAGCTGGTCGAGCGCATTGTAGCTGTAGTCGGTCGTGCCCTTCCGCGCATCCTTCAGCCTCGTCCTGTTGCCAAAGGAGTCGTACTCGTAGGAACGCACGGCCTGGCCATCCCGCGTCACGCCCACCAGGCGGTTGAGCTCGTCGTAGTCATAGGCATACGTACCCGAGAGGTCGGGCATGCCACGACGATGGGCACGCACGGCACTCTTGTTGTCGCACAGGTCGTATGCATACGAGAACTCGTCCAAGGGACCTGCGGCATCATAGCTGGAGAGGCGCGTGATGCGCCCACGTGCGTCATAGCCCAGGCGCATGCCGGTGCCGTTGGAGTAGGTGCGTGCGGCCAGGTTGCCATCCACATCGTACTCATACGCAACATCAAGGCCGCCCGCATGCACGCCGCTCAGGCGCAGGGCCTCGTCATAGTCGTAGGACGTCCGCACCCCACCGGGATAGGAGACGCTGCGAAGCTCGTCTCCCCTGCCCCAACCGTAGTGCATCTCACGACCCGCATGGTCACGCGTGCGCGTCATGTTGCCCACCGCATCGTAGGCAAAGCTCGTCGTGCCCAGCCAGTCGTGCAGCTCGACGAGGCGTGAGAGGGAGTCGTACGTCATGTGCGCGGTGCGTCCATCCGCGAAGGTGGTGGTGCTCATCCTTCCCGCATCGTCAAAGCCAAACGACGTGACGTATCCATCTGCGTCGGTATGGGTCCTCATGCGCCCCATGGCGTCGTACGTTGCCCGCTCCTGGTTGCCCACGGCATCGGTGATGCAGGTCACGCGACCGAGCGTGTCGTGCTCATACGAGGTCGTGCGAGCATGTGCCATGCCATCCGAGCCCAGGCGCTCGACGCGGGTCAGGTTGCCGAGCGCATCGTGCTGGTAGCGCGTCACGGCACCGGAGGCCTCCACGACCTCCCGCAGCCTGCCGGAGGGCGTATAGGCATACGAGGTGACGTTGCCCTTCCCATCCGTCTTGGACACCCGATTGCCCATCGCATCGTAGCCATATGATTTTGACTGCCCCTGGTTGTTGGCGATCCTCGTGATGCGATTCATGGCATCGTAGGCGTAGCTCAGCTCATAGCCGTTCTGGCTCGTCTTGCTGGTGATGTTGCGTGCCGCATCGTAGCCGAAGGTGAGGGACGTCCCATCCGGATTGACGATCTGGCGCAGCAGGCCATCGGGCAGGTAGTCGTAGCTCGTGACCCGTGCGGCCGCATCCGTCATGCGAGAGAGGTCGCCGAGCGCGGTGTACTCATAGCTGGTCGTACGGCCCAGGGCATCGGTGCGGGACGTGAGCCTGCAGGCGGCGTCATACTCCCTCTGCAGATGGTTGCCCAAGGGATCCACCTCAAGCACGAGGTTGCCCATGACGTCATAGCGGTAGTACGTCGTGTTGTCCAGGCCATCGCTCACGGAGCGCACGCGGTCGATCTGGTCGTACGTGGCCCGCGTGTTCGTGCCGTCGGGCAGGAGCGTCTTCGTCCGGTTGTCGTTGAGGTCATACTCAAAGCCCACAGAGATGCCAAGCGCGTTGGTCACCTTGGTCATGTTGCCTCGGGCGTCGTACTGGAACGTGGTCGCGGCA contains:
- a CDS encoding amidase domain-containing protein; the encoded protein is MTRGNLTCAENPLGERTTYEYNALNEPTRGAVDGTTVFRNEYDERGQILRTVDAVGNETHFSHDEEGDVTSITRADGSVASFEHNVLGMMTAAVGPQGAVERYEYDERGLLVARVDANGNRMSFERDALGNVKRMVNAEGNHRSYEYDACGLLVRMVDYDGTSVSYEYDAMGRPIRFVDKDGNESRREYDAMGHLTRDVDATGAATTFQYDARGNMTKVTNALGISVGFEYDLNDNRTKTLLPDGTNTRATYDQIDRVRSVSDGLDNTTYYRYDVMGNLVLEVDPLGNHLQREYDAACRLTSRTDALGRTTSYEYTALGDLSRMTDAAARVTSYDYLPDGLLRQIVNPDGTSLTFGYDAARNITSKTSQNGYELSYAYDAMNRITRIANNQGQSKSYGYDAMGNRVSKTDGKGNVTSYAYTPSGRLREVVEASGAVTRYQHDALGNLTRVERLGSDGMAHARTTSYEHDTLGRVTCITDAVGNQERATYDAMGRMRTHTDADGYVTSFGFDDAGRMSTTTFADGRTAHMTYDSLSRLVELHDWLGTTSFAYDAVGNMTRTRDHAGREMHYGWGRGDELRSVSYPGGVRTSYDYDEALRLSGVHAGGLDVAYEYDVDGNLAARTYSNGTGMRLGYDARGRITRLSSYDAAGPLDEFSYAYDLCDNKSAVRAHRRGMPDLSGTYAYDYDELNRLVGVTRDGQAVRSYEYDSFGNRTRLKDARKGTTDYSYNALDQLVHSTDAQGERDYRYDGRGNLVADVVNGESDATYEYDALNRLACARRADGRTACYAYDGMLRRCTTRRQMAGGSADTVEYVLDPTRPCNNLAQTIVDGKLDQSYLWGGGSLVAVDAGEGKMASVTQDPLGSVSRILGEKGDVLSSFGYDEFGNNAFESDVLNVPFSYTGYLKDGVTQGLYAQARQYLPNTGQFMSADPLRGYAQRPATTNRYSYCCQQPLDFVDLLGLSRQDAVNYARRYATDNPFERNPDYPSFGTNCANFVSQCLAAGGMQMTDDWYCTTTYAVPPFLIPFLGVGTYGGLIGAFIGTREVARQQRNQGKDAYAGINLVSGKVFLHSATWSAAQNQYDYFSDPKNGYVASKADDMSIPSYNTAGGSNATKSNISRVSSRVEPGDIVYWCEETSENGKKVKVNHATIVTAVHDGEIYIASNTSAYADEPLSSRMGKNDENKKESIHIVHLKDECFN